The following are from one region of the Nicotiana tomentosiformis chromosome 7, ASM39032v3, whole genome shotgun sequence genome:
- the LOC138895707 gene encoding uncharacterized protein: MDNWNETSNWLTYIRDHNFILKINGIISWKEIFSFAIWTIWVNRNNNLFNNTTIKAVVQYAHKQTVEYKLLTDKEAMPPQKIPISVKWVKPPCNHIKLNINQSFKEGTSLCGFGGLFRDNRGQWVLGFQGSLPGLSPLHAELMALKTGLRLAMEQGFTDLEVESDSTDAISCLENGNATLNNTIHECRLLMIQVKVQTIQHNFREANKPAHKLARNVVRVNNGRDLDIMHYRPPFLTVALSSNYEGSIYLVKNISSDVCTKLASFGNNNVLCDISISCNSQVGNVPLGTANFVNSIS, translated from the coding sequence ATGGATAACTGGAATGAAACTAGTAATTGGTTGACATATATCCGCGATCATAATTTTATTCTGAAAATAAATGGTATCATTAGTTGGaaagaaatattttcttttgctATATGGACTATTTGGGTCAATAGAAACAATAACTTGTTTAATAACACTACGATAAAAGCCGTCGTTCAGTATGCTCACAAACAAACAGTGGAATATAAACTACTCACTGACAAGGAAGCTATGCCACCACAAAAAATTCCCATCTCAGTAAAATGGGTCAAACCCCCTTGCAACCATATTAAGCTTAACATTAATCAATCCTTTAAAGAAGGTACATCTCTTTGTGGCTTTGGTGGCCTATTCAGGGACAATAGGGGCCAGTGGGTGCTTGGGTTCCAAGGGTCTCTACCAGGCCTATCTCCCTTGCATGCTGAGTTGATGGCACTAAAAACAGGCCTACGCCTGGCAATGGAACAAGGTTTCACCGACTTAGAAGTGGAATCAGACTCAACGGATGCCATTAGCTGCTTAGAGAATGGTAACGCAACACTTAACAACACTATTCATGAATGCAGGTTATTGATGATCCAGGTGAAAGTTCAAACAATCCAACACAACTTCAGAGAGGCCAACAAGCCAGCACACAAGCTGGCTAGGAATGTTGTTCGTGTAAACAATGGCAGGGATCTCGATATTATGCACTATCGCCCACCTTTTCTAACCGTTGCTTTATCCTCAAACTATGAAGGCTCTATTTATCTAGTTAAAAACATTAGCAGTGATGTTTGCACTAAGCTTGCATCCTTTGGAAATAATAATGTCCTATGTGACATTAGTATCTCGTGTAATAGCCAAGTAGGTAATGTCCCTTTGGGCACTGctaactttgtaaactctatttcgtga
- the LOC138895708 gene encoding uncharacterized protein, translated as MSQSKIHLFFWNGLKERYDNLKLVTLPQAPYDWAHLRLQDFKVVSEYNSAMFRITSKLKLCGNSITNYDMLEKTFTTFHASNMVLQQQYREKGFKKYPKLISLLLVAERNNDLLMRNHENRSTESTPLLEVDEVYSHYAKREKGRGPWKGKDEKPKAKGSETECYCCSGKGHWANIYRTSRYLIELYQASLKNTGPEANFVSENEFDITHLDVTYFLEHPDGKIDHLISDGSMVKED; from the exons ATGTCACAGTCAAAGATCCACTTATTTTTTTGGAATggcttaaaggaaagatatgacaacttaaagttggtcactcttccacaagcaccatatgattgggctcatctgaggctccaagactttaaggttgtttctgaatataattctgcgatgttcagaattacttctaaattgaaactctgTGGAAATAGTATCACTaactatgatatgcttgaaaaaacgttcacaacgtttcatgcctccaatatggtcttgcaacagcagtaccgagagaaaggtttcaagaagtaccctaagttgatttctcttctccttgTGGCTGAACGAAACAACGACTTGCTTATGAGAAATCACGAAAATCGATCCACCGAATCTACACCATTGCTTGAAGTGGATGAGGTGTATTCCCATTATGCTAAGCGTGAAAAAGGTCGTGGCCCT tgGAAAGGGAAAGATGAAAAGCCAAAAGCAAAGGGTTCAGAAACTGAATGCTATTGTTGCAGTGGAAAAGGTCATTGGGCAAATATTTATCGTACATCAAGATATTTGattgagctttatcaagcatcCTTAAAAAATACAGGCCCTGAAGCTAATTTTGTCTCTGAGAATGAATTTGACATCACTCACTTAGATGTGACATACTTCTTGGAGCACCCTGATGGAAAAATAGACCACTTGATTAGTGATGGATCCATGGTTAAAGAAGATTGA
- the LOC104116420 gene encoding digalactosyldiacylglycerol synthase 1, chloroplastic-like, which produces MMNFKPPETRTTSSTAEKALSLISKGWEEVRSSADADLQLIKNRANSFKNLADKELENFINSASKSPFIVPTITASATTAPQPQEIDFVKKLRPKLSEIRRAYSSPDFKWAPKGKLRIDLSSIKNAIVAEEEDERFGKWRRVRFKEEGQFGEVNWEPIKAFRTRLRELEEELKNRSSSSVDIFEGIKNSEFVEKVKSSLKSIYKEPEETKGVPPLDVPELLAYLVRQSSPFLDQIGIRRDISDKIVESLCRKRRNKLLLRALPEGKSSLIEGDNMNDELDLRIASVLQSTGHHYEGGFWSDSTRQNLSDGKRHVAIVTTASLPWMTGTAVNPLFRAAYLAKSENQNVTLLVPWLCKSDQELVYPNNLTFSSPEEQELYIRSWLEERVGFKTDFKISFYPGKFSKERRSILPAGDTSQFIPSRDADIAILEEPEHLNWYHHGKRWTDKFNHVVGIVHTNYLEYIKREKNGALQAFLVKHVNNWVTRAHCDKVLRLSAATQDLPKSVVCNVHGVNPKFLKIGEKVAAERQGGQQVFSKGAYFLGKMVWAKGYRELIDLLAKHKSDLDGFNMDVFGNGEDAHEVQSTARRLNLNVNFMKGRDHADDSLHSYKVFINPSISDVLCTATAEALAMGKFVVCADHPSNEFFRAFPNCLIYKTSEDFVAKVKEALTNEPQPLSPEEQYKLSWEAATQRFMEYSDLDKVLTSETCRERRSRKGMGKSVSMPNLGGMVDGGLAFAHYYLTGNEFLRLCTGAIPGSRDYDKQHCKDLHLLPSQVENPIYGW; this is translated from the exons ATGATGAATTTCAAGCCGCCGGAGACAAGAACGACATCGTCCACGGCGGAGAAAGCCTTGTCGTTGATTTCTAAGGGATGGGAAGAGGTACGATCCTCTGCGGACGCGGATTTACAACTCATCAAAAACCGAGCCAACTCGTTCAAGAACTTAGCCGACAAGGAACTCGAAAATTTCATTAACTCAGCTTCAAAATCACCCTTCATTGTCCCAACTATTACGGCTTCTGCCACTACGGCTCCGCAACCGCAAGAGATCGACTTCGTGAAGAAGCTCCGCCCTAAATTGTCGGAAATACGTAGGGCTTATTCTTCACCGGACTTTAAGTGGGCCCCAAAAGGGAAGCTTCGAATTGACCTGTCAAGCATTAAGAATGCGATTGTGGCGGAGGAGGAGGATGAGAGGTTTGGGAAATGGAGGAGAGTGAGGTTTAAGGAGGAAGGGCAATTTGGTGAAGTTAATTGGGAGCCAATTAAGGCTTTTAGGACTCGGCTTAGGGAGCTGGAGGAAGAGCTCAAGAACAGAAGTTCGTCATCCGTGGATATTTTTGAAGGGATTAAGAATAGTGAATTTGTGGAGAAAGTAAAATCAAGCTTG AAATCAATTTACAAGGAACCAGAAGAGACAAAG GGAGTTCCCCCCCTGGATGTACCGGAGTTGTTAGCATATTTGGTTAGACAGTCAAGcccatttttggatcaaattggCATAAGAAGAG ATATCTCAGATAAGATCGTGGAAAGTCTGTGCAGAAAACGGCGGAACAAACTTTTATTGCGTGCTTTACCTGAAGGGAAGTCTTCCTTGATTGAAGGCGACAACATGAATGATGAACTAGATTTACGAATTGCCAGTGTACTTCAGAGTACTGGTCATCATTATGAAGGTGGGTTTTGGAGTGATTCTACAAGGCAGAACCTATCAGATGGTAAAAGACATGTAGCCATAGTCACAACTGCTAGCCTTCCTTGGATGACGGGAACAGCTGTGAATCCTCTCTTCCGAGCGGCTTATTTAGCCAAATCTGAAAATCAGAATGTTACACTGTTGGTTCCATGGCTATGTAAATCTGACCAAGAACTGGTTTATCCAAACAATCTTACATTTAGTTCGCCAGAAGAGCAGGAGCTTTATATACGCAGTTGGCTTGAGGAAAGAGTCGGTTTCAAGACTGATTTCAAGATTTCGTTTTATCCGGGGAAG TTTTCCAAAGAAAGGCGAAGTATACTACCAGCTGGAGATACTTCTCAGTTTATACCATCAAGGGATGCTGATATTGCAATCTTAGAGGAACCAGAACATCTGAATTGGTACCACCATGGCAAACGCTGGACTGATAAATTTAACCATGTTGTTGGTATTGTCCACACAAATTATTTGGAGTATATCAAGAGAGAGAAGAATGGGGCTCTTCAAGCTTTCCTCGTGAAACACGTAAATAATTGGGTCACTAGAGCACATTGTGATAAG GTTCTTCGTCTTTCTGCTGCTACACAGGATTTACCCAAGTCTGTGGTCTGCAATGTACATGGAGTCAATCCGAAGTTTCTGAAAATTGGAGAAAAGGTTGCTGCAGAAAGACAAGGTGGTCAGCAAGTTTTTTCTAAAGGTGCATATTTCTTGGGCAAAATGGTTTGGGCGAAGGGTTACAGGGAGTTAATAGACCTGTTAGCAAAGCACAAAAGCGATCTTGATGGTTTTAATATGGATGTATTTGGCAATGGGGAAGATGCTCATGAAGTGCAGAGTACAGCTAGGAGGTTAAATTTGAATGTCAACTTCATGAAAGGCAGAGACCATGCAGATGATTCTCTTCATAG TTATAAGGTCTTCATAAATCCGAGTATCAGTGATGTACTCTGTACAGCCACAGCCGAGGCACTCGCTATGGGAAAATTTGTAGTTTGTGCAGATCACCCGTCTAATGAGTTCTTCCGGGCATTTCCCAACTGCTTGATCTATAAGACATCTGAAGACTTTGTAGCTAAGGTTAAAGAGGCACTAACGAATGAGCCTCAGCCTCTCAGTCCCGAGGAACAATATAAGCTTTCATGGGAAGCTGCAACTCAGAGATTCATGGAATATTCTGACCTCGATAAGGTTTTGACTAGTGAAACATGCAGGGAGAGGAGAAGCAGGAAGGGCATGGGAAAATCAGTTTCCATGCCTAACCTTGGCGGGATGGTTGATGGCGGTCTGGCATTTGCTCATTATTATCTCACAGGGAACGAGTTCTTGAGGTTGTGTACCGGTGCAATACCGGGATCACGGGATTATGACAAGCAGCATTGCAAAGATCTCCATCTCTTACCTTCGCAGGTAGAAAACCCAATATATGGCTGGTAG